The DNA segment ATCCTGCAGTATAGTGCATGATAAAAAATCCTAGAAGCACTTTCCACCACGTGATTCCGATTGCCATCGGAAGCACAATCCAAATACATACGTAAATGATTTTGGTAATGATCAGCGTGGTCCAAAGAATCTTCGGACTTTTTGCTTCTCCGTAAGATAATTTACGTTTAAGGTAATTCCGCATTTGTTTAAAATCTGTGGTAATTGCCCAATTGAAAGTTAGCAATCCGTAAAGAAATACAGAGTAATAATGTTGAAAACGGTGAATCTTTAACCACTCAGTTTCGTGAGTAAAACGGATGATTCTTCCGGCGTCAAGATCCTCATCGTGGCCTTTGATATTGGTATAAGTATGATGCAAAACATTGTGTTGCACCTGCCAGTTATGAACATTTCCGGCTAATACGTAAATGCTTCCACCCATAAATTTATTAACCCAAGACTTGGTCGAATACGCACCATGATTCCCATCGTGCATGACGTTCATTCCGATTCCTGCCATTCCAACCCCCATGACAACACTCAATAAAAGGTGTAGCCAAATTGAAAGATCAAGCAATAATATTAGGAAATAGGGTGTGAGAAATATTGTAAATAGAATAACTGTTTTCAGGTAAATCTTCCAATTTCCTGTTTTTTTGATGTTATTATCTTTAAAATAAGAATTTACACGTGAATTTAAAGTTCTGAAAAACTTAAGTTTATCTTGTCTAGCGAAGGTTGGTATGGTTGTATTCATATATTATAGGTGGTAAAAAAAAATCTTTTTCAAAGTTAGATTAATCTCAGTTTAGAAACGAAAAATTAGACTAGAAATTTCATTGCTTGATGAAAATAGTTTTGGAATTGAAATTTGGTTATTGCGTTCACAAGTTATTTGTAGTTAACGGTTTACGGTTTGGGAGCGGTCCGCCTTTAGCTATCAGCTGTTAGCTTACTAACTTCTTCGACAAAGTCGAATTATTCTTTTCGAAACATTTCGTCAAATTCCCAAACTAACAGTTGCTAGTTGAAAGTAATACATATATCGTTCCAAAGATTATTAGTGATTAGCTGACAGCTATTAGCGGTCAGCAGTCAGCAATCAGCTTTTAGCTAGTTGCAGTTGCGAACAAAGGATTTATTACAGTAAATGTTGGTTGTGAAGTAATTTTGGTGCAAATGTGTTTTAGCAAAAATATAAAACTTGGATTTTCCGACTAATTTTTTTCATTCTTTAAGTCGTTTTTGAACATCCCTAATTAGTGTTGACCGTTTTTAGTTAATGATTCATAGTTAAAAATAGTAAATTTCGGTCTGTCTTCTAACTTTAATGTTGCCCAATATTTTTCAAAATTATTTGGGCTCATTTTAGGAAGATTTTTGTGTACTCTTATTTGATTATAATTGTTTACTGCCTTCTTAACACAGCGTTTTAATTCATTGAAGTTCTTGGGCTTCCAATAACTTAGATACTCTTCTTTTATCGTTCTATTGATGCGTTCTGCGTAAGCATTGTCTAAGCCACTTAATGACATACTAATTTTTGTATTATTTATCTTCAGTAGATCTATATATTGATGATATGTATATTGACTACCTCGGTCTGAATGATGGATAGTGGGAGCTTTATTGTGTTGCAGAGCCATTTTAAGGGCTTTTACATTTGCTAGAGCCCTCATATTATCTGACACTTCATAACCAACTATTTTTTTGTTGTATACATCAATTATAAATACTGCGTAATAATGTTTATTGTTTACCGGCAAGTATGTTAAATCAGACTGCCACACTGTATTCGGAGCAGTTATTTCTAGCCCTTTTATCAGGTTAGGATATACTACCTTTCCCGCTACAGTAGTACGTTTGTAATTCTTAACTTTCCTAATCCTATAGCCAAGATCCATCATAGTGCCGATAAATCTATCACGTCCAATAAAACTTGGTTCTAAGATTTGATACATCTTTTCTACTCCACAGCCTGGATGATCCTCGCGAAGATCATCGGCCTCAGCTACAAGCTGTAGTAATTGTCGGTCAAAAATAGCCTGTCTGCGTTCGTACTGGTAAACAGCTTGCTTGCTTATTCCTACAGCGCGATACAGTTGGTTCAGACTAAACCTTAAACCTCTTTTGTTTGCTTTGAACCAGTTGATTGTGGAGTGTTGGACTTTTTTTTAATGTCAATATTGAGTTCGTCGCTAGCTACATCGATTATCTTTTCCAGATAATCAATTGTGATTTGTTTTCGCCCAACAATTGCTTCCAATTCTTGGATACGTGCCTGCATTTCTTTGAGTTTGTGAGTGCTACTGTCTTTCATTTCTACGATAATTGATCCTTTCTCATTAAAGGTAGAGAATTTATAAATCCAATTGTAAATTGTGACGTTGCATACTCCGTGTAATTTCTCTAGTTGGCGGACACTAAATCGACCAGATTCGAAATCTCCCACAATCTGACGCTTAAACTCTTCTGAGTAATTACGTTGCTTTTTTAAAGTTTTTAAATTTGCTTTCATAAGTGTTGACTTTTGTAAAAAGTGGTCAACCTATATCAGGGACATACATTTTGCTAAAGGCTAAAGGCTGTCAGCTGATTGCTCTAAATCTAATTCAGTTTTAGATTTTGTTCTTCTCTCGCTTTCTTTAACAGCAATCCTATTTTAAAGCCTTCAAAATCTCTGTCTAATTCATCTCGTCTGAGCGTTCCTTGTTCGCCGTAGACATTGTCTTTAATGTCTCTCCAACTTTTAGTTTCCATAGTTTTTCAGTTCTAAGTTAACGGTTGACAGTTAACAGTAAAGAATGAGTTTCAAATAAGTATTCAAATGCTTTATAAAGATATAAATTTTGGAAATAAATTAAAATTTGACGCTGTTTTTTTAATAATTTAAGATACTATCCTCCAAATATTTCAGTAGTTAAAAAGCTTTCAAATTTTCTACTCACAATATTTGCTGCGTCAAACGATTCTCGCTCCTAAAAAAGCTGATAGCTGACAGCTAAAAGCTTATAGCTAAAATTTCAACCAAACACAAAAAGTCCCGCTAGATACCTTCCAAAGACCAAACTTCTCGCTATCCCAGTTCGTCTTGATAACCTTCTTTCCGCGAAAGCGTAATTTTTCTACTCACAACATTTGTCGCACTGAATATTACTCACTCCCACAAAAGCTGACCGCTGACCGCTAAAAGCTAACAGCTAAATCCTATCTTTGCCACAAACATTCTATTTAATGGACGAAATACTAAAATACTTTCCAGATTTAAGCCCTTTGCAGATACAGCAATTTGAGCAACTTGAAGATTTGTACAACGATTGGAACGCAAAAATAAATGTGATTTCTCGAAAAGATATCGATCAGCTTTATCACAAACATATTTTACATTCGCTTGCAATTGCCAAGATTCAGAAGTTTGAACCTGGAACTTATGTGCTTGATGTGGGTACGGGCGGAGGATTTCCTGGAATTCCGTTGGCAATATTATTTCCAGAAACGAGATTTTATTTGATTGATATTATCTTGAAAAAAATCACTGTCGTAAAAGCAGTTGCCGAAGCATTGGATCTTAAAAACGTAAAAGCCGAACAGATTCGTGCCGAAAATATAAAAGGAGATTTCGATTTTATTGTGAGTCGCGCCGTTACCAATATGCCTGATTTTGTGAGTTGGGTAAAAGACAAAATCAAAAAACAGAACAAACACGATTTGAAAAACGGAATTCTCTATCTAAAAGGAGGAGACCTTACCGAGGAATTACAGGATTTCCCGAAAGCGACGGAATATAATATTTCGGATTTATTTGAAGGAGAGTTTTTCGAAACTAAGAAAGTTGTTCACGTGCCGTTGAAGTTTAAGGCTTAGATTGGTAAACACTTAACAATTTTTCTGCATTATAATTATTTAAAAAATTTACCTATATTTGTATCCAACTAGATACAATTTATATGTTTTTAATTGAGAAGACACCTGAATTTGACAAGTGGATGAAGAATCTAAAGGATCTTCAATCTAAAGTGAAGATTTTGATTCGGATTCAGAAATTAGAAAATGATGAACATTTTGGCGACTGTAAGGTCATTAGCGATGGAATTCGGGAATTGAAAATTAATTTCGGCAAAGGCTATAGAGTTTACTTTAAACGTAAAGACGGTAAAATCATTATTTTACTAGTTGGTGGAGACAAGTCTACTCAGCAAAAAGACATCGAAAAAGCAAAAGAAATCTGGGAAAAATTAAATAATTAATAGAAAATGGAAACTTCAAAATTTGAAATATCAGATTATTTAGATAGCAATGAAATGATTGCTGAATATTTGAATGCGGTATTAGAAGAAGGAGACGATTCTGATATAATTACCGCTATTGGTCACGTTGCAAAGGCAATGGGAATGACAAAAATTGCCGATGATACTGGAATGAGTAGGACTAGTTTGTATAAGGCACTATCTGAAGGTGCAAAGCCACAATTTGCAACTATTATGAAAGTTTTAAAAGCTGTCGGTGGTCAAATGCAGGTCAATCCTATTCCGTCGAAAAGCGCACTATAATATGGGAGCTGGCGGACAAAGTGATCATCCACTAAGTGATATTCTATGTCACGAAATGGTAGTTATCCTTTATTTTAGGAATACAAGAAAATGAATAAACATCACTATAAAGATTTGACAATTGAAGTACTCGACGAACCGACTTACAAATTTGGTTCAGCAGACAACAACTTTAATTATTCCAAACATTACTTCGGTAACGGGGCGACCGAATATCCGACTTCGAAACACGGTATTAAACTTTATCAAGACGGTCAAATCATTGATAATTGCATAGTTATTGGTTCTGGCGGTGCGACAGTTATCCATCAAAACTCATCACTTCTTGACAAAGACCAATTATTAATATGTTGTTGCGACACTGTGTTTTGTATAACTCTTCCTAACCTTAAAATAGAATGGAAAACTCAAGCCGACCATGCAACTTGTTATCAAATATTTAAACAACAAGACGAATACATTGTGCACGGAGAACTTCAAGTCGCCAAAATTGACAAGGATGGAAAAATAAAATGGGAATTTGGTGGCGCGGACATTTTTGTATCCCTAGATAATGAAGAAGAATTTAAAATTGTAAATGACGGAATTTTGCTTACTGATTTTGCTAAAACGAAATATAAAATTGACTTTAATGGAAATTTAATGTGGGACACCTACAATCTAGGAAAAGAGTAACAGGTAGAATCGTAGTGGCTACTGAAGGGTTTTTTTATATTCAAAAGAAAGTTTTTATTATTCTCAAAATTGGATTGGTTCTTCAATAAAAACATAACTTAAAAAGGGCGTTTAAAGATCAGCAATTAAAACAAAAGTTGGAAGAAGTAGAAAATAATTCAAACGCATAAAAAAAAGTCGAATTCCTTTTGGGGAATTCGACTTTTTCATTATCTAAAACTTGAACTAATTTAGTCCAAGAAAGAATATCTATAATCTGTAGCTGGTACAAAAGTTTCTTTGATTGTACGTGGAGAAACCCAACGCAAAAGATTCAAAATAGAACCCGCTTTATCATTTGTTCCAGAAGCTCTAGCACCACCAAAAGGTTGTTGTCCTACAACAGCTCCAGTTGGTTTGTCGTTAATGTAGAAGTTTCCAGCCGCTCCTTCAAGCGCTTTAGTAGCAACCTCAATTGCGTAACGGTCTTGAGAGAAAATTGCTCCCGTAAGTGCGTAGATAGAAGTTTCGTCAACTAGTTTTAGAGACTCTTCCCATTTTGCATCTTCGTAAACGTAGATAGTAAGAACCGGTCCAAAAAGTTCCGTTTTCATAGTATCATACTTCGGATTTGTAGTCACAATCACGGTAGGCTCAATAAACCAACCTTTAGATTTGTCGTAACCACCACCAACGATAATTTCAGCTTCGTTAGACGCTTTTGCCGCATCAATTGCTTTTGCAAGTTTGTCAAAAGAAGTTTCAGAAATTACAGAAGATACAAAGTTTTTTGTGTCATCTGGCGCTCCCATTTTAAAAGAAGAAACGTCAGTAACCAATTGTTTTTTCACATCTTCCCAAAGAGAAGCAGGAATATAAGCACGAGAAGCAGCCGAACATTTTTGTCCTTGGTACTCAAAAGCACCACGAGCTAGAGCTGTAGCAACCTCAAGTGAATTTGAAGATGGGTGAGCCCATACAAAATCCTTACCACCAGTTTCTCCTACAATACGAGGGTATGTCTTATATTTATTGATGTTTTGTCCAATTTTAGACCACATAGAATTAAAAACTCCAGTGGATCCAGTAAAGTGAATTCCAGCAAAATCAGGACTGTCAAGAACAGTATCCGTAATCATGGCGCTATCTCCGTAAATTACGTTGATTACACCTTTTGGTAAACCTGCTTTTTCAAATACTTCTACAATTACTTTAGCAGAATAAATTTGAGTTGCCGCTGGTTTCCATACCACAACATTCCCCATCAATGCTACTGCTGCAGGAAGATTTCCAGCAATCGAAGTAAAGTTAAAAGGAGTAATTGCGTACACAAATCCTTCTAGAGGTCTATGCTCAAGACGGTTCCAAATTCCTTCAGAACTTGTTGGTTGCTGAGCATAAATCTCAGTCATAAACTCAACATTGTAACGTAAGAAATCGATAAACTCACAAGCCGCATCAATTTCCGCTTGGTGCACAGTTTTTGCCTGAGCAATCATAGACGAAGCATTGATTTTTGCACGGTAAGGTCCCGCAAGCAATTCAGCCGCTTTCAAGAAGATAGAAGCACGGTGCTCCCAAGATAATGCCGACCATTTTGTACGCGCTTCTAGTGCAGATGCAATCGCTTTCTCTACAAGAGGCTTGTCAGCAACGTGGTACTGACCCAAATTATGTTTGTGATCGTATGGTGGGAAAAGTGGTTTTGTATTTCCGGTGCGAATCTCCTCTTGACCAATATACAACGGAATATCAACAGTGCTGTTGTACATCGCTTTGTACTCATTCAAAACTTCTTCTCTCTCCTTTGTCCCTGGCGCATAAGATTTTACAACCTCATTATACGCTTTAGGCACGCTATAAATTCCTTTTGGCATTGTTATTTGTTTAAAGATTTAATACATCAAATTTTTGCTTGGCAAAGATACAAAATAGCGCTTAAACAATTGCTCATTTAGATAATCAATAACATATTCTTAATTTTCATAGTTTTTTTTTTGAAGCTGTTTCCGGCATTTCTCTGCAATTCCTCGGCACAAAAACTTTTTTTGCAACGTCACATAAGGATCCCGATAGCTATCGGGACTAAGGTCGCTCTTCTGTGCCGGCAAAAAATAGTTTTGTCGCCTCCGGGATTTCCGCTCCATTCCGGGCTAGGGCAGTGGTGGTAACATTCAGCTAAATTCTTAAGAACAAATTAGTACCACATCGCCGAATTAATCTGTATTTTCACGGATTATAAAAATCTTCATTATGAAAATAACTTTTTGTACAATCCTTCTTGTATTTTCTTCGGCACTTTTTGCACAAGAGAATATCAGTTACCAGAAACCGCCAAAAGCAATTCTGGACCTTGTAGATTATGAGCGTGCGCCATCTGTATTGATGGACACCAAAAAACAGTATATGCTTTTGAGTTACAGAAGCACCTACAAATCCCTCGACGATTTAAGTCAAGATGATATTCGTCTCGGCGGCTTGCGTATCAATCCAAAAACAAATATTGGAAGCACCGTTACTTACAATAACAACCTTAAAATTCAAAAGATTGGCGAAGCCAACGCACGTCAAGTACAAGGACTTCCTATCAATCCACAGATTTCGAATGTTGCATGGTCTGCAGACGAAAAGAAAATTGCTTTTTCAAACACCACTGCTACTGGAGTTGAACTTTGGGTTCTAGACGTAGCATCTGCGCAAGCAAAAAAATTAACCGAATCAATCAGTAATGCCAATGCGGGAAATCCTTTTAGCTGGTTTTCAGACAATAAACACATCCTTGTCAGAAAGTTGAAAGACGACCGCGCGCCACTGCAAGACAATAAAACCGAATTGCCAACAGGGCCAATCGTTTCAAACAGCGTTGGACAGAAATCACAAAACCGTACCTACCAGGATTTGCTGAAAAACAAATTGGATGAAGCGAATTTCGAAAACCTGATAACTTCAGAAATTATGAAGGTCGCTCTCGACGGTTCTTCAAAAGTTTTCTTGCCGGCAGCAATGTACGTGAACGAAACTTTTTCGCCAGACGGAAACTACCTTTTAGTAACTACTATCGAAAAACCTTTTTCGTATGTAGTACCACTTAACAGATTTCCACAGAAAACGACTGTTTACACCGCAGATGGTAAAATGGTAAAAGTGGTAAACGAATTAGGTCTGAACGAAATAATTCCGAAAGGTTTTATGGCGACTAGACAAGGCAAGCGAATTATGAGTTGGAGATTGGACAAAGCTGCTTCGTTATATTATGTAGAAGCACTTGACGGCGGAGATCCAGCCAACGAAGTTCCTTTTAGAGACGAAATTTATTCTTGGGATGCGCCATTTACGGCAACTGCGACTTCTATTGCTAAAACCCCACAGCGTTACGGCGGAATAGTTTGGGGAGACCAAAATCACGCAATCTTAATGGATCAATGGTATGACACTAGAAATGAAAAAACCTATTTGATCAATCCAAATAACGCTGATCAAAAGGCAGAAGTTTTATACGATTTAAATTCGCAAGACATCTACGCAGATCCTGGACGTTTCCAAACTAAGAAAAATCAATTCGGAAAAAGAACGCTTGCCATTCGCAACGGAAATTTATTTCTAGTTGGAGATGGTCATACTGCCAAAGGACAATTTCCATTTGTGGACGAGCTGAATTTAAAAACTAAAAAGACAAAGCGACTTTACCAATCTTCTGATAAAGATAAGTTGGAAAGCGTCCAGACAATTTATGATTTTGATAAAGGCGAAATTCTAGTTTCTATCGAGTCTAAGAATGAGTTTCCAAATTACTTTCTAAGGTCATACAAAAACAAGAAAGGCAAACCTTTGCGAGTAACAAATTTTGCAAATCCATTTGCATCAATCAGCAAAGTACATAAAGAAGTAATTAAGTACAAACGTAAAGATGGAGTCGATTTATCAGGAACATTGTACTTGCCAACAGATTATGATGCAAAGAAAAAATACCCATTGCTTATTTGGGCTTACCCAGCAGAATATAAAGACAAAAACTCGGCAGGACAGAGTTCAAAAAATCCAAATGAATTCACATTCCCTTATTATGGATCATTTGTATATTGGGTTACTCAAGGTTATGTAGTCCTTGATGATGCCGCTTTTCCAATTATTGGAGAAGGCACTACCGAGCCAAATGATACTTTTATTCCACAGTTGGTTGCCAATGCCGAAGCAGCAATTGATGCTGTGGACAAATTAGGATATATTGACCGAACCAAAGTTGCCGTTGGAGGACACTCGTACGGAGCCTTTATGACTGCGAATCTTCTAACTCACTCGAAGCTTTTCGCTTGCGGAATTGCGAGAAGTGGCGCTTACAATAGAACATTAACTCCGTTTGGTTTCCAAAGTGAGCAACGTAACTATTGGGAAGCACCAGAAGTTTACAATACTATGTCACCATTTATGAATGCGGACAAAATGAAAACTCCAATGCTATTAACCCACGGAGAAGCTGACAACAATCCTGGAACTTTCACACTGCAAACAGAGCGTTATTTCCAAGCCTTAAAAGGTCTCGGAGCTCCAGTACGAATGGTGATTTTACCAAAAGAAAGCCACGGATATGCTGCCAAAGAAAACATTTTGCACCTATTATGGGAGCAACACGAATTCTTGGAAAAGTATCTTAAGAACTAGAATTTCAGAACTTTCATATGGAAAGCCTCAACATTGTTGAGGCTTTTTTTGTGCAACAACACTTTTTGAAAAGGTATCAAAAAATTTAGTAGACAATCTAATTTCCTGTTCAGACTGCCGATTTGCTTTGGCGAGCAGATCATTGATAGATGTAGGTATCCTCTGTGTCGCAGTTGCTTAAAAAATACTCTTTTGAAGTACTACTAGACCTTAATCATATATACTTTACGGGGGACTAATTATTATTTGCAAAAATCCTTTTAGGACTAATAACAAAGGAAAAGTAGCCTGATTGAAGTTTTGTTAAAAGAAAGTTTACCAGTACCAACGTGCAATATCCTCCAAATGACAATTTCGTAACAAACCCTAGAGTTTATTGAATAAAAATCTTTCAAAGGGAAATTAATTTAGTATTAATACTTTTTTTAAGAATTATCGATTTTCAATCAATTCTCAGAAGAAAATTTCATAAAAATTTCTTACAAAATATTTGGAAGTAAACGTAAAATTTCTATTAAGTTAAATTTTGTAAATTTTGTTAAAAATATTATAAGGCTTATAGCGCAAGTATAGTGCAATTGGTCGATAAAAATTTACCGTTCATCGGCAAAATGACTGATTTTTTTATTTTTTCTTAGGGCTTGAAATTCAGTAATCTAGCCGTAAAATATTTTGAAACTTTAAGATAATTTAACATTTAACATGTAAGAATTCGGAGCTTCTTAGATAATTTTGCCGTTGAAATATTTAGAGATAAAGAAGTTGTCGAATTTGTCTAGCAGCAGAAAATTTTTACCTATTTCAAATTGCTTTTTATAACCTACATAAATTTAGTGCCCCAAATTCAAAAATTCAATTAATTTTATTTTACTATGATTAAATCTTTATTTAGTAAACTTGTTTTACTTTTTCTGACAATTATTGTTATTAGTGCGAAACTTCATGCCCAAAAAACAGTATTCGAGCAAAAATTTGATGCTTCCGAGACAAATGTTTCTACCACTAGTGGTACTATTCCTGGTTCCAATTGGAACGTTAGCAGAGGTGGGACTAGTTATGGCGCTAGAATCCACAACGGAAGGCTTAATCTTACTAATGATATAAGTTCTGGTTCAATTGTAAATGGATGGGTACTCGCAAGTACTTCAACTCCCGTGGCTAGCTCTGGATATAGATCAATATTAAATCAAAATCTCGGAATTGTTTCATGGACATTTAATATGAGGCAAAGTTTTCCAGATCCTAGTGGCTTTTCCAATAACCAATATGGGGTGGCGTATATTTTGGCAGGAACTACGAATACCACAAGGACCCTAGGTCAGGGGTATGCAATCCAGCTAGGCCGTAGTACTACAGGAAACCCAAACGATCCTATAAGCTTAGTTCGGTATACAGGAGGAATGGCAGCCTTCAGTACAATTTTATCATCTGAAGCACCCGGTCCTAAAAAGGTAGGTACGAATTATGTAAGTGTACGTGTCGAATACAATCCAGCAGATCAGGTGTGGAAGTTATTTGTGCGTGACGATGGTCCAGATTCTTTTGCAGATCCATTAACGGGAAGCTTGAATATGGTTGAATCGGGAATCCATAGTTCTCCTTACACTGGTATTGATTTGCCAATGACAGGCGCTTATTGGAATGCAGGAAACACGAGCAATGATTCGTTTTTTGATAATATTACTATTAAAGTGGTTGTTCCTGAAATTACATCGATTACTCCGGCTATAAAAAATGTGAACTCTGATGCGTTTACTTTGACTATTGATGGAAAAGGTTTTAAACAAGGCAATACAGTTTATTGGAATGGATTAGCAAGAACTACTCAGTACGTTTCACCAACGCAGTTAACAGCGAGTATCCCTGCAACTGATCTTACAGCACCAGGACAAGTGCCTATAACAGTTCGTATGGGAACGACGTATGTATCAAATGCTGTAAATTTTGAGATTAGAACTCCAGTTATAACTGCTTCGACAACAACTTTACCCGCATTTGTATCATGTGCTCAGACGACTTCTGCTAGTCAAAGTTTTACAATTTCT comes from the Flavobacterium ardleyense genome and includes:
- a CDS encoding type II toxin-antitoxin system RelE/ParE family toxin — protein: MFLIEKTPEFDKWMKNLKDLQSKVKILIRIQKLENDEHFGDCKVISDGIRELKINFGKGYRVYFKRKDGKIIILLVGGDKSTQQKDIEKAKEIWEKLNN
- a CDS encoding addiction module antidote protein; protein product: METSKFEISDYLDSNEMIAEYLNAVLEEGDDSDIITAIGHVAKAMGMTKIADDTGMSRTSLYKALSEGAKPQFATIMKVLKAVGGQMQVNPIPSKSAL
- a CDS encoding S9 family peptidase, with protein sequence MKITFCTILLVFSSALFAQENISYQKPPKAILDLVDYERAPSVLMDTKKQYMLLSYRSTYKSLDDLSQDDIRLGGLRINPKTNIGSTVTYNNNLKIQKIGEANARQVQGLPINPQISNVAWSADEKKIAFSNTTATGVELWVLDVASAQAKKLTESISNANAGNPFSWFSDNKHILVRKLKDDRAPLQDNKTELPTGPIVSNSVGQKSQNRTYQDLLKNKLDEANFENLITSEIMKVALDGSSKVFLPAAMYVNETFSPDGNYLLVTTIEKPFSYVVPLNRFPQKTTVYTADGKMVKVVNELGLNEIIPKGFMATRQGKRIMSWRLDKAASLYYVEALDGGDPANEVPFRDEIYSWDAPFTATATSIAKTPQRYGGIVWGDQNHAILMDQWYDTRNEKTYLINPNNADQKAEVLYDLNSQDIYADPGRFQTKKNQFGKRTLAIRNGNLFLVGDGHTAKGQFPFVDELNLKTKKTKRLYQSSDKDKLESVQTIYDFDKGEILVSIESKNEFPNYFLRSYKNKKGKPLRVTNFANPFASISKVHKEVIKYKRKDGVDLSGTLYLPTDYDAKKKYPLLIWAYPAEYKDKNSAGQSSKNPNEFTFPYYGSFVYWVTQGYVVLDDAAFPIIGEGTTEPNDTFIPQLVANAEAAIDAVDKLGYIDRTKVAVGGHSYGAFMTANLLTHSKLFACGIARSGAYNRTLTPFGFQSEQRNYWEAPEVYNTMSPFMNADKMKTPMLLTHGEADNNPGTFTLQTERYFQALKGLGAPVRMVILPKESHGYAAKENILHLLWEQHEFLEKYLKN
- the rsmG gene encoding 16S rRNA (guanine(527)-N(7))-methyltransferase RsmG; the protein is MDEILKYFPDLSPLQIQQFEQLEDLYNDWNAKINVISRKDIDQLYHKHILHSLAIAKIQKFEPGTYVLDVGTGGGFPGIPLAILFPETRFYLIDIILKKITVVKAVAEALDLKNVKAEQIRAENIKGDFDFIVSRAVTNMPDFVSWVKDKIKKQNKHDLKNGILYLKGGDLTEELQDFPKATEYNISDLFEGEFFETKKVVHVPLKFKA
- the pruA gene encoding L-glutamate gamma-semialdehyde dehydrogenase, producing the protein MPKGIYSVPKAYNEVVKSYAPGTKEREEVLNEYKAMYNSTVDIPLYIGQEEIRTGNTKPLFPPYDHKHNLGQYHVADKPLVEKAIASALEARTKWSALSWEHRASIFLKAAELLAGPYRAKINASSMIAQAKTVHQAEIDAACEFIDFLRYNVEFMTEIYAQQPTSSEGIWNRLEHRPLEGFVYAITPFNFTSIAGNLPAAVALMGNVVVWKPAATQIYSAKVIVEVFEKAGLPKGVINVIYGDSAMITDTVLDSPDFAGIHFTGSTGVFNSMWSKIGQNINKYKTYPRIVGETGGKDFVWAHPSSNSLEVATALARGAFEYQGQKCSAASRAYIPASLWEDVKKQLVTDVSSFKMGAPDDTKNFVSSVISETSFDKLAKAIDAAKASNEAEIIVGGGYDKSKGWFIEPTVIVTTNPKYDTMKTELFGPVLTIYVYEDAKWEESLKLVDETSIYALTGAIFSQDRYAIEVATKALEGAAGNFYINDKPTGAVVGQQPFGGARASGTNDKAGSILNLLRWVSPRTIKETFVPATDYRYSFLD
- a CDS encoding fatty acid desaturase family protein: MNTTIPTFARQDKLKFFRTLNSRVNSYFKDNNIKKTGNWKIYLKTVILFTIFLTPYFLILLLDLSIWLHLLLSVVMGVGMAGIGMNVMHDGNHGAYSTKSWVNKFMGGSIYVLAGNVHNWQVQHNVLHHTYTNIKGHDEDLDAGRIIRFTHETEWLKIHRFQHYYSVFLYGLLTFNWAITTDFKQMRNYLKRKLSYGEAKSPKILWTTLIITKIIYVCIWIVLPMAIGITWWKVLLGFFIMHYTAGLILSIVFQLAHVVEETANPVPNEDGELENTWAIHQLYTTANFAPKNAIVNWFTGGLNHQIEHHIFPNISHVHYGKIAEIVKQTAAECNLPYHEFKTTREAIAAHFRHLKHLGMKPAITA
- a CDS encoding IS3 family transposase, with the translated sequence MNWFKANKRGLRFSLNQLYRAVGISKQAVYQYERRQAIFDRQLLQLVAEADDLREDHPGCGVEKMYQILEPSFIGRDRFIGTMMDLGYRIRKVKNYKRTTVAGKVVYPNLIKGLEITAPNTVWQSDLTYLPVNNKHYYAVFIIDVYNKKIVGYEVSDNMRALANVKALKMALQHNKAPTIHHSDRGSQYTYHQYIDLLKINNTKISMSLSGLDNAYAERINRTIKEEYLSYWKPKNFNELKRCVKKAVNNYNQIRVHKNLPKMSPNNFEKYWATLKLEDRPKFTIFNYESLTKNGQH
- a CDS encoding transposase, translating into MKANLKTLKKQRNYSEEFKRQIVGDFESGRFSVRQLEKLHGVCNVTIYNWIYKFSTFNEKGSIIVEMKDSSTHKLKEMQARIQELEAIVGRKQITIDYLEKIIDVASDELNIDIKKKSNTPQSTGSKQTKEV